The bacterium region GGACGACATGGCACGGAGAGGTTACGCGGCGGAGTTTCGGCGACGGGTCGTTGATCTCATGGAAGGCGGGCGGAGAGTGTCGGAGATTGCGGCAGAGCTCGGGGTGAGCGAGCAGACGATCTACACTTGGCGCCGGCAGGCACGTATCGACGCTGGTCTCGAGTCCGGGCTAACGACATCGGAGCAGGCCGAGCTCGCCGCAGCGAGACGGCGTATCCGCGAGCTCGAGGCCGAGCTGGCGATTCACCGTCGAGCGACCGAGCTGCTGGAATACGACGAGTCCACGCCGAACTGACGCTGGGACACGGGACTGAGCGCCGCGCCCCAACCTGGAATCCGACCGAGAGAATCGCCCGATCGCGGGCGCCTATCTCCGTTTCCGCATCCGGAGCATCGAGAATCTGCCGCGCTTGCCGCTGGCTATACGCAGGCGTTTTACCGGTGCGGCGATTGACCTTTGGCCGACGTAAGCCAACCGCTGGATTCACGTCGACGACGTTGTGTTCCTTTAGGTGAGTGAAGAGAGACGAGAGCGCAGCAAGGCGACGGCGGATCGTGCTTGAGCTGTAGGGAAGTGGCTTGTCTGCTCGAGCAGTGGCCACCGGATTCGCGCCCGGTCGCTGCATGAACTTTTTCCACTGGGTTATCGGCTTGTGGTCGATCGTTCGAAGTTCTCGGATGTCCGAGACCCCGAGGAAGTTCATGAAGTGCAGCACG contains the following coding sequences:
- a CDS encoding transposase — translated: MARRGYAAEFRRRVVDLMEGGRRVSEIAAELGVSEQTIYTWRRQARIDAGLESGLTTSEQAELAAARRRIRELEAELAIHRRATELLEYDESTPN